The Cohnella abietis genome has a segment encoding these proteins:
- a CDS encoding TetR/AcrR family transcriptional regulator, giving the protein MVRTKEFDQDAVLLKGMRLFWEQGYEKTTMQELVSHMGVHKGSMYDTFGDKKSLYIKALKRYSERLEQSYKLRIAGLSTREAIRMLFERAIQPGEESPVGCFIVNTAVELAKHDSEVRDCVQQFWDYTEQLIFDLIIEGQQSGELSKTLNAEWLSQYFNNALIGLRVMVKTVTDRGKLSQIIEMNMSILK; this is encoded by the coding sequence ATGGTCAGGACAAAGGAGTTTGATCAAGATGCCGTTTTGCTTAAAGGCATGCGGTTATTCTGGGAACAAGGGTATGAGAAAACCACCATGCAGGAACTAGTATCACACATGGGGGTTCACAAAGGGAGCATGTATGATACCTTTGGCGATAAGAAATCCTTGTATATTAAAGCATTGAAACGCTATAGCGAAAGGCTTGAGCAATCGTATAAGCTTCGCATAGCAGGCCTTTCTACCAGAGAAGCAATCAGAATGCTGTTTGAAAGGGCAATTCAACCGGGTGAGGAGTCTCCTGTGGGCTGCTTTATAGTGAATACCGCGGTTGAGTTGGCCAAACATGACTCAGAGGTAAGAGATTGTGTTCAGCAGTTCTGGGACTATACGGAACAATTAATATTTGACCTAATCATAGAAGGTCAACAATCGGGCGAACTTTCCAAGACACTCAACGCGGAATGGCTTTCTCAATATTTTAACAATGCACTGATCGGGCTTCGCGTTATGGTTAAAACTGTAACAGACAGGGGAAAATTAAGCCAAATTATTGAAATGAATATGTCTATTTTAAAATGA
- a CDS encoding aldo/keto reductase — translation MKLKNTHIPAIALGTWSWGTGANGGDAVFGNDLMSEDLKPIFNAAMDAGLNLWDTAAVYGMGASETILGKFIQGRDDVLISTKFTPSSEQSDDDLEESLAGSLQRLQTNHADIYWIHNPKDVQRWTPKLIPLMKSGKIKYAGVSNHNLDEIKLAADILAQEGLQLSAVQNHYSLLYRSSEEAGIIEYCNANDLIFFSYMVLEQGALTGKYHAQNPLKAGTRRGDAFHKEVFVKIENLLELMREIGNRHLVQPAEIAIAWAIAKGTVPIIGVTKQSHIASAVAAIDIKLTNNEIEKLERAAKSTDVEIRGAWENNMI, via the coding sequence ATGAAGCTAAAAAACACACATATCCCGGCTATTGCTCTCGGTACTTGGTCTTGGGGAACCGGCGCCAATGGAGGGGACGCGGTTTTTGGAAATGATCTGATGTCCGAGGATTTAAAACCCATATTCAATGCGGCAATGGACGCCGGATTGAATCTTTGGGACACGGCCGCGGTTTACGGCATGGGCGCTTCGGAAACAATTCTAGGAAAGTTTATTCAAGGAAGAGATGACGTCTTGATCTCAACTAAATTCACGCCTAGCAGCGAGCAGTCAGATGATGATCTTGAAGAATCCCTCGCAGGAAGCTTGCAGCGGCTTCAAACAAATCACGCTGATATTTATTGGATCCACAATCCGAAAGACGTTCAGCGCTGGACTCCAAAACTGATCCCGTTAATGAAAAGCGGAAAAATCAAGTACGCAGGCGTATCCAATCATAATTTGGATGAGATTAAGCTCGCGGCGGACATTTTGGCTCAAGAGGGGCTCCAGCTCTCAGCCGTTCAAAATCATTACAGCCTGCTTTACCGTTCTTCAGAAGAAGCCGGCATAATTGAGTATTGCAATGCCAATGATTTGATCTTTTTCTCCTATATGGTATTGGAGCAAGGGGCATTAACTGGTAAATATCATGCTCAGAATCCCTTAAAGGCGGGAACTCGAAGAGGGGACGCCTTTCATAAAGAGGTATTTGTCAAGATTGAGAATCTGTTAGAGCTGATGAGAGAAATCGGAAACCGGCATCTTGTTCAACCTGCTGAAATCGCCATTGCCTGGGCAATCGCCAAGGGAACAGTACCGATTATCGGCGTGACGAAACAATCGCATATCGCCAGCGCCGTTGCTGCCATTGACATCAAGTTGACAAATAATGAAATTGAAAAATTGGAGCGAGCAGCGAAGTCAACAGATGTGGAAATTCGAGGAGCATGGGAAAATAACATGATCTAA
- a CDS encoding isochorismatase family cysteine hydrolase, whose protein sequence is MTNVYDKTTTGLLLVDPYNDFLSEEGKLYPRTKEVSESVDMIKHLRETVEGARKAGIRVFYVPHHRSEPNDFDSWLHPTPYQLKAKQGQVFAKNSWGGEFHPDFQPQQDDVIIKEHWGSSGFANTDLDHQLKMHGVQKIIVVGMLANTCIEATARFGMELGYHVTLVKDATSAFTKEALHAAHEINGPTFAHAILTTEELLAKLKA, encoded by the coding sequence ATGACAAACGTTTACGATAAAACAACGACAGGGCTTCTATTAGTTGATCCCTATAACGATTTTTTGTCAGAGGAGGGCAAACTTTATCCTCGAACGAAAGAAGTATCGGAATCCGTAGACATGATCAAACATTTAAGAGAGACCGTTGAAGGTGCTCGTAAAGCCGGCATTCGTGTTTTTTATGTGCCTCATCACAGATCTGAGCCGAATGATTTCGACTCTTGGCTGCATCCGACGCCTTATCAACTGAAAGCAAAACAAGGTCAGGTGTTTGCTAAAAATTCATGGGGAGGGGAATTCCATCCCGATTTCCAGCCTCAACAAGACGATGTGATTATTAAAGAGCATTGGGGGAGCAGTGGATTCGCGAACACGGATTTGGATCATCAGCTTAAGATGCATGGCGTACAAAAAATTATCGTTGTCGGCATGTTAGCCAATACATGCATAGAAGCGACCGCAAGATTCGGCATGGAGCTTGGCTACCATGTTACGCTTGTCAAAGATGCGACATCAGCTTTTACAAAAGAGGCGCTGCATGCGGCACACGAAATTAACGGCCCTACATTTGCACATGCCATACTCACAACAGAAGAACTTCTTGCCAAACTAAAAGCATAA
- a CDS encoding MFS transporter, with protein MPVWTFGLFIVLMNTTMFNVSIPSIIGDIGISASLGSWIISSYSIGYALSTMIYSRLSDVLSIRRLLSVGLVILGLASVFGVFVENFQALLAARIAQSAGAGVTAGLGLVIASRYIPYERRGRAISMISAGSATAFGLGPIVGGLITEYIGWKGLFGVTSLVLVLLPVLLRLLPKEQPKPFRFDMLGAVLTVANAVSILTAVTQRSFFWLAVGIISIAVHTWALKRSNESFINPKLFAEPMYRKLLFVGFSILVLNLGNLFIMPLVLANLFRDSPLIIGLTIAPGAILSAFLARFVGRWIDRYGNMRVLILGHVILALVLFVFWKIIGTSPVVILVGYLFFSPAASASLSSLNNETSRILPSNLIGSGMGFMQLIQFFGGSFSVAVCGILLDNQKKYSLAHAYEYVYAALIAVSICSLFVLFRYFLSNRQVTSLPDNEARST; from the coding sequence ATGCCGGTATGGACCTTCGGGCTGTTCATCGTCCTAATGAACACGACGATGTTTAATGTCTCTATTCCGAGCATTATTGGAGATATTGGTATTTCGGCGTCTCTCGGTTCATGGATTATTTCAAGTTACTCAATTGGCTATGCCTTATCGACCATGATTTACAGTAGGCTCTCCGACGTACTGTCGATCCGAAGACTGTTATCGGTTGGACTAGTGATATTGGGTCTCGCATCTGTCTTCGGCGTTTTTGTGGAAAATTTTCAAGCTCTACTGGCTGCTCGAATTGCGCAGTCTGCCGGCGCAGGTGTGACTGCCGGACTCGGTCTAGTTATCGCCAGCCGGTATATTCCTTATGAAAGACGAGGCCGAGCGATCTCTATGATCTCGGCAGGATCAGCGACGGCATTCGGTCTAGGGCCTATTGTCGGAGGGCTGATCACCGAATATATCGGCTGGAAGGGGTTATTCGGCGTCACGAGCCTTGTGCTTGTGCTTCTTCCAGTTTTACTGAGGCTGCTCCCCAAAGAGCAACCAAAGCCATTCCGGTTTGATATGCTGGGCGCTGTCCTGACCGTTGCCAACGCTGTGTCGATTCTGACTGCCGTCACGCAGCGATCATTCTTTTGGCTAGCAGTTGGAATCATATCGATCGCTGTCCATACATGGGCTCTAAAACGAAGTAATGAATCTTTCATCAACCCGAAACTCTTCGCGGAACCGATGTATCGAAAACTGCTATTTGTCGGCTTCAGCATCCTGGTGCTGAATCTCGGAAATTTGTTTATCATGCCGTTGGTACTTGCTAATCTATTCAGGGATTCGCCGCTGATCATCGGTCTTACGATTGCGCCTGGCGCAATTTTATCAGCCTTTCTAGCGCGCTTTGTCGGGCGCTGGATTGATCGGTACGGAAATATGCGCGTCCTAATATTAGGACATGTCATTTTAGCCTTGGTTTTGTTTGTATTTTGGAAGATTATCGGCACATCGCCGGTCGTCATCTTGGTTGGGTACTTATTCTTCTCTCCTGCAGCTTCTGCATCGTTATCATCATTAAATAATGAAACATCTCGCATCTTGCCATCCAACTTGATTGGTTCCGGCATGGGTTTTATGCAACTCATTCAGTTTTTCGGCGGTTCGTTTTCCGTTGCGGTTTGCGGCATACTGCTTGACAATCAAAAGAAGTATTCACTTGCTCATGCATATGAGTATGTGTACGCCGCCTTGATAGCAGTAAGTATTTGTTCTTTATTCGTACTATTTCGGTATTTTCTATCAAATCGGCAAGTTACTTCCTTACCTGACAATGAGGCAAGAAGTACCTAA